In the genome of Pristis pectinata isolate sPriPec2 chromosome 10, sPriPec2.1.pri, whole genome shotgun sequence, one region contains:
- the LOC127574795 gene encoding cold-inducible RNA-binding protein B-like — MSDEGKLFVGGLSLNTDEQALEEQFSKYGQITEVRVIKDRETFTSRGFGFITFDNPEDAKDALQAMNGKSIDGRQIRVGHAEKKTGGGRGYGGGRGGGGYGNRRRGGSYWENERSAYGGGGRYDQSERDSYSGGYRSQGNYNSYGGRPYRDYD, encoded by the coding sequence ATGTCGGATGAGGGGAAATTATTCGTCGGCGGCCTTAGCCTCAACACAGACGAGCAGGCCCTGGAAGAACAGTTCTCCAAGTACGGGCAGATCACTGAGGTGCGAGTCATTAAGGATCGGGAGACCTTCACGTCGCGTGGTTTCGGTTTCATCACTTTCGACAACCCGGAGGACGCCAAGGACGCGCTGCAGGCCATGAACGGCAAGTCCATCGACGGCCGCCAGATCCGGGTGGGCCACGCCGAGAAGAAGACGGGCGGCGGTCGCGGTTACGGCGGAGGCCGGGGCGGCGGTGGTTACGGTAACCGGAGGAGAGGCGGCAGTTACTGGGAGAATGAGAGGAGCGCCTATGGGGGCGGAGGCCGGTACGACCAGAGCGAGCGCGACAGCTACTCGGGTGGGTACCGGAGCCAGGGCAATTACAACAGCTACGGAGGTCGCCCTTACCGAGACTATGACTGA